One segment of Pseudoalteromonas rubra DNA contains the following:
- the recC gene encoding exodeoxyribonuclease V subunit gamma has translation MLHIIQSNRMEALQAQFTTLLKQAPLTDPFANDIVLVQSPGMSQWLKNGLSRDIGYAAQVEFPLPLSFIWQLYQQFLPDVPKESPFNKNNMSWKLFTLLPQQLSNPLYEPLRAYLEDASDQSQSELKRFALCEKIADVYDQYLMYRPNWLEQWEQGMDTLEDVDINIAPWQPDLWRILVAHTHQLGQSPYNRANMHQQLLTKLAEADPTTLPERICIFGLSAMATNQLEIFTALAQKSDVILFFFNPSEHYWGDLVDEKTQAKILAKYRVRPAVDAQLQKQSGEASYYNTGNPLLSSWGKLGRDYLEQLLQTDARWLDGFVDQFGDSLLAQLQREIYQLAFKGESLVDDPNWYVSAQGRLTIEQADSSLLLCDCHTPLREVELLHDHLLGLFHEDPTLTPKDIIVMMPDVGTYSPYIEAVFGSASGVRKIPFALADMSIDQEKPVLNSFVTLVGLPFSRFSVSDILDLLGVEPISNRFVVEQSEFVQIQTWLQQVAVKWGLNGEHKGDYGLPEIALNTWQHGLKRLLLGIASADELTAYNEIYPADAVEGMAVNTLSKLIAFIEALAQAREQLLVATPLDEKCAVLRQMLADFYDQDTEQSWDLMQLHKVIDGLEKHHENGDFAGAVDAKIVLHQVRQGIKDKGVGQRFLAGAVNFCTLMPMRAVPFKVVCLLGMNDADYPRQVQPIGFDLVPYSRRRKGDRSRKLDDRYLFLEALLSARQHLYISYLGRSCYNNEPQVPSILVSELCEYLDRAFCYPDESLKPSEQVYRQAPLQPFSNQHYLPGTLHSFNPNWCPSNSEKHTEVAQQNTESAIEVELDEELELPDFLRACLAPQRWFYQHTLGVRLVMLEEDTPDSEPFALDPLTRYQYLDEILHSELNDAPLPEAQLLQRAQLPQANVGVVELQKLKGRVAAMSGRLKDVMTEHVEPIEVSLRIGTTQLLGWLANVYQSKQVFYRTASIKGKDRIRGYLMHLIANCVTQDIETHIYGLDEQVVFAPLGHDEAHKQLSKWLAFYAQLVTRAVPFFPATSYEYCKTQDMSKALNKFVGGQYIGFGDSEDPYVALSFPSLQACEAEFVQLSSDLLTPLIDLAQETRYETA, from the coding sequence ATGTTGCATATAATCCAATCAAATCGCATGGAAGCCCTTCAAGCGCAATTTACGACATTATTGAAGCAGGCTCCGCTTACGGATCCTTTTGCCAATGACATTGTACTGGTGCAGTCGCCAGGTATGTCTCAGTGGCTCAAGAATGGACTGAGCCGGGATATTGGGTATGCCGCACAGGTTGAGTTTCCGTTGCCACTGAGCTTTATCTGGCAGCTGTATCAACAGTTTTTGCCAGATGTACCGAAAGAGTCGCCGTTTAATAAAAATAACATGAGCTGGAAGCTTTTCACTTTGCTGCCACAGCAGCTCTCAAATCCGCTTTACGAGCCGCTCAGAGCCTACCTAGAGGATGCCAGTGACCAGTCACAAAGTGAGCTAAAGCGCTTTGCGTTGTGTGAGAAAATTGCCGACGTGTATGACCAATATTTGATGTACCGGCCAAACTGGTTAGAACAGTGGGAGCAAGGCATGGATACGCTTGAGGATGTCGATATTAATATCGCGCCCTGGCAACCTGATCTGTGGCGGATATTGGTAGCACACACCCATCAGCTGGGACAAAGCCCCTATAACCGGGCAAATATGCACCAGCAATTGCTGACAAAACTGGCCGAAGCCGACCCGACAACCTTACCTGAGCGGATCTGCATATTCGGTCTTTCTGCCATGGCGACTAACCAGTTAGAGATATTTACTGCACTGGCGCAAAAGAGTGATGTCATACTGTTCTTTTTTAATCCCAGTGAGCACTATTGGGGCGATCTGGTTGATGAGAAAACCCAGGCTAAGATCCTTGCCAAGTATCGGGTAAGGCCAGCAGTGGATGCCCAGCTGCAAAAACAATCCGGGGAAGCCAGCTATTACAATACGGGCAACCCCTTGTTGTCCTCCTGGGGTAAGCTAGGCCGAGATTATCTGGAGCAGCTATTACAAACAGATGCACGATGGCTGGATGGCTTTGTTGACCAGTTTGGCGACAGTTTGCTGGCTCAGTTACAGCGGGAAATATATCAACTTGCTTTTAAGGGGGAATCCCTGGTCGATGATCCAAATTGGTACGTAAGTGCCCAAGGGCGCCTGACCATAGAGCAGGCGGACAGCTCGTTACTACTGTGTGACTGCCATACCCCTTTGCGTGAAGTTGAGCTGTTGCATGATCATTTGCTGGGTTTGTTTCATGAAGACCCGACACTGACGCCAAAAGACATCATCGTCATGATGCCAGACGTAGGCACTTATAGTCCTTATATTGAAGCCGTATTTGGCAGTGCATCAGGGGTGAGAAAAATACCTTTTGCACTGGCCGATATGAGCATAGATCAAGAAAAGCCTGTACTGAACTCGTTTGTAACACTGGTTGGCCTGCCATTTAGTCGTTTTAGTGTGTCGGATATACTGGACCTGTTGGGGGTTGAACCCATCAGTAACCGCTTTGTTGTTGAGCAGAGCGAGTTTGTTCAGATCCAGACCTGGCTTCAGCAGGTGGCTGTAAAGTGGGGACTCAATGGTGAACATAAAGGTGATTATGGATTGCCGGAAATTGCCCTCAATACCTGGCAGCATGGTCTTAAACGATTGCTTTTGGGTATTGCCAGTGCCGATGAACTGACGGCGTATAATGAGATATACCCGGCAGACGCGGTAGAAGGCATGGCAGTGAATACATTGAGCAAGCTCATTGCTTTTATTGAAGCGCTGGCGCAGGCGCGCGAGCAGCTATTAGTCGCAACACCGCTCGATGAGAAATGCGCAGTGTTGAGACAGATGCTGGCAGACTTTTACGATCAGGACACAGAGCAGAGCTGGGATCTGATGCAGTTGCATAAGGTGATCGACGGACTGGAAAAGCACCATGAGAATGGCGATTTTGCCGGTGCCGTTGACGCTAAAATTGTGTTGCATCAAGTTCGTCAGGGAATAAAAGATAAGGGCGTCGGACAAAGGTTTTTGGCCGGTGCGGTGAACTTTTGTACCCTGATGCCGATGCGGGCGGTGCCGTTTAAAGTTGTTTGCTTGTTGGGTATGAATGACGCCGATTATCCGCGACAAGTGCAGCCCATTGGTTTTGATTTAGTGCCGTATTCGCGTCGTCGTAAAGGTGACCGCTCTCGTAAGCTGGATGACCGTTATTTGTTTTTAGAAGCGTTGCTCAGTGCACGCCAGCATCTCTATATCAGTTATCTGGGACGCTCATGTTATAACAATGAGCCTCAGGTACCGTCCATTCTGGTCAGCGAGTTATGCGAATATCTGGACCGCGCTTTTTGCTATCCTGATGAGTCACTCAAACCCAGTGAGCAGGTATATCGTCAGGCCCCTTTGCAGCCGTTCAGCAATCAGCATTATCTGCCAGGCACTTTGCACAGTTTCAATCCCAACTGGTGTCCGTCAAACAGTGAGAAACACACTGAAGTGGCGCAACAGAACACCGAGTCTGCTATTGAGGTTGAGTTGGATGAAGAGTTGGAATTACCCGATTTTTTGCGCGCTTGTCTGGCACCGCAGCGCTGGTTTTATCAGCATACTCTGGGCGTACGTCTGGTCATGCTGGAAGAGGACACACCAGACAGTGAACCATTTGCCTTAGACCCTCTGACGCGCTATCAATATCTGGATGAAATTTTGCACAGTGAACTGAACGATGCCCCTTTGCCTGAAGCCCAGCTGCTGCAGCGAGCTCAGCTGCCACAGGCCAATGTGGGGGTGGTGGAACTGCAAAAGCTCAAAGGGCGTGTTGCTGCCATGTCGGGGCGTTTAAAAGACGTTATGACGGAGCATGTGGAACCCATAGAGGTATCGCTGCGAATTGGTACAACCCAGTTACTCGGCTGGCTTGCCAATGTCTATCAGAGCAAACAGGTATTTTATCGTACAGCCAGCATCAAAGGTAAAGATCGGATCCGTGGCTATCTGATGCACTTGATAGCTAACTGCGTGACCCAGGATATAGAAACTCATATTTATGGGCTGGACGAGCAAGTTGTGTTTGCGCCGCTTGGCCATGATGAGGCACATAAGCAGCTGTCAAAATGGCTGGCGTTTTATGCCCAGCTGGTTACCCGGGCTGTGCCGTTTTTCCCGGCTACCAGTTACGAATATTGTAAAACGCAAGATATGAGCAAAGCCCTGAATAAATTTGTGGGTGGTCAGTACATAGGGTTTGGTGACAGTGAAGATCCTTATGTCGCTTTGAGCTTCCCGTCTTTACAGGCTTGTGAAGCTGAGTTTGTTCAGTTGAGTAGTGATCTGCTGACTCCCCTTATTGATCTTGCACAGGAGACCCGCTATGAGACGGCTTGA